In Candidatus Eisenbacteria bacterium, the following proteins share a genomic window:
- the flgK gene encoding flagellar hook-associated protein FlgK has protein sequence MSLQSLLSIARSALFAHQRAIEVTGHNIANAQTPGYSRQRLELVQAVPTRTPQGYLGRGVEIGEFMRLRNTLLDGGYRRNSGSLGFSGQMAGSLGALEGALGAAGSSGIGESMQEMFTAFGELANDPANVTNRTQVLNAASRFVNELRRVDAAISGLEEEARSAATGGVQQVNDLTRRIAALNAQIGAAGPAGSAPDLMDQRDRLIDELSQLVSVRVIERTDGTIGILAGSTTLVDNASARTLEVRGNGSGGWQIGLVGGAAVDVGGGTLKAAETLANTTYPAVRAKLDELVRAVVTETNAIHQNGYTQNGAVGVDFFDGAGLTAGTIELSATVSGNPSMIAASSSGAGGDGAIALQLAGLHNLSLTAFGGRSMRGMYGTLVSDVAMQVRGASDDVATWDTLVTQADVRRQSESGVSVDEEMVLLVGQQRAYQAAARLVNVADEMIQSVLDMV, from the coding sequence ATGTCGCTCCAGAGTCTGCTGAGCATCGCTCGCTCCGCCCTGTTCGCGCATCAGCGCGCGATCGAGGTGACGGGTCACAACATCGCGAATGCACAGACGCCCGGCTATTCGCGGCAGCGTCTCGAACTGGTGCAGGCGGTCCCGACACGTACGCCGCAGGGTTACCTGGGTCGTGGTGTCGAGATCGGGGAGTTCATGCGACTGCGCAACACGCTGCTCGACGGTGGCTATCGTCGCAACTCCGGCTCGCTCGGATTCTCGGGACAAATGGCGGGTTCGCTCGGCGCGCTCGAAGGTGCGCTCGGCGCGGCCGGCTCGAGCGGAATCGGCGAATCCATGCAGGAGATGTTCACCGCATTCGGTGAGCTCGCGAACGATCCGGCGAACGTCACCAACCGCACCCAGGTGCTCAACGCGGCGTCACGGTTCGTGAACGAACTGCGTCGCGTCGATGCCGCGATTTCGGGACTCGAAGAGGAGGCGCGCTCGGCCGCGACCGGCGGTGTGCAGCAGGTGAACGACCTGACGCGCCGCATCGCGGCGCTCAACGCGCAGATCGGCGCAGCCGGCCCGGCCGGTTCGGCGCCGGACCTGATGGACCAGCGCGATCGCCTGATCGACGAACTCTCACAGCTCGTCAGCGTGCGTGTGATCGAACGCACCGACGGCACGATCGGGATCCTGGCCGGCAGCACGACGCTGGTCGACAACGCCTCGGCTCGCACGCTGGAAGTGCGTGGCAACGGGAGCGGCGGCTGGCAGATCGGTCTCGTGGGCGGCGCCGCGGTCGACGTCGGCGGCGGCACGCTGAAGGCTGCCGAGACGCTCGCGAACACCACCTACCCGGCGGTTCGCGCCAAGCTCGACGAACTGGTACGAGCGGTCGTGACCGAAACCAACGCGATTCATCAGAACGGCTACACCCAGAATGGCGCAGTGGGCGTGGACTTCTTCGACGGCGCGGGTCTCACCGCCGGAACCATCGAGTTGTCGGCGACGGTCTCGGGAAATCCCAGCATGATCGCGGCGTCCTCGAGCGGCGCCGGTGGCGATGGCGCGATCGCACTTCAGCTCGCGGGTCTTCACAACCTGAGCCTCACCGCATTTGGCGGACGCTCGATGCGTGGCATGTATGGCACGCTGGTGAGCGACGTCGCCATGCAGGTGCGTGGCGCGAGTGACGATGTGGCGACCTGGGACACCCTCGTCACTCAGGCCGACGTGAGGCGCCAGAGCGAGTCCGGCGTGTCGGTCGACGAAGAGATGGTGCTGCTCGTGGGGCAGCAACGCGCCTACCAGGCCGCGGCGCGCCTCGTGAATGTCGCAGACGAGATGATCCAGAGCGTGCTGGACATGGTGTAG